The DNA sequence AGCATGACGGTGACGTCGTCGCCGTGCCGGTAGAGGATCACCGAGACGTCGTCGATCTCGCGGGTGACCAGCTCGCGCTGCGGCAGGCTGCTCAGGTCGCCCACCGGGTGCCAGCCGTCGCCGATCAGGTGCATCTCGGAGACGCTCTGGCTGACCTGGGCCCCCTGCTTGTAAGCGAGGTGCCCGCCCAGGTACGCGCCGCCGCTCGCCGCGGACAGCCCCAGGTAGGCCAGGGCCCGACCGAGCCCGTGCCGCCCGTTCAGCCGGGCCGCCAGCGACCCGGCGTAGAGCGTCAGGCCGACGATGTTGGCCCCGGCGTGCACCAGCCCGATCCGGCGCTGGTCGCGGGTGAGCGTCGCCCAGTCGTTCCACCCGGCGACCGCCGCCGGCAACGCGCTGACCGTGCCGAGCCCGACCAGCGCGGTGGCGGCCCGGCGCTGGCCGGGCAGCAGGTCCACCACGGCGGCGGAGATCCACGCGCCGACCGGGACCTGCACCATCGCGGGGTGCAGCGGATGGCCCAGCCAGACGCCGTGCAGCGCGTCCCGGACGCGTGATGAGCGCAGCGTGCCCTGCACGACGCGCTGGACCCGGTCGCTCACCCGGTCGAGAGCGGAGGCCTGTTCGAGCTTCGTCAGTAGTTGGCGCACCTGTTCCGACTTCCCGGCAGGGGGACCCCCAAACCGGAC is a window from the Micromonospora sp. DSM 45708 genome containing:
- a CDS encoding Rieske (2Fe-2S) protein, with the protein product MRQLLTKLEQASALDRVSDRVQRVVQGTLRSSRVRDALHGVWLGHPLHPAMVQVPVGAWISAAVVDLLPGQRRAATALVGLGTVSALPAAVAGWNDWATLTRDQRRIGLVHAGANIVGLTLYAGSLAARLNGRHGLGRALAYLGLSAASGGAYLGGHLAYKQGAQVSQSVSEMHLIGDGWHPVGDLSSLPQRELVTREIDDVSVILYRHGDDVTVMLERCPHQSGPLGAGEVQQIDGHACVVCPWHGSAFRLNGGEVVHGPAANDQIVLPTRVVSGRVEARLP